Below is a genomic region from Syntrophales bacterium.
CCAACCAGAGCAAATATATATTACAGGAAAGAGGAATAGGTGTCAATAGGGGGACCTTCAGCAATTATTACTGTTTCCCTCCTTCATAATATTGCCTGACTTTTAAACTAATAAAAGGTTAGGGTTCTCCAGCAACCGGGTCACACTTGCCATAAATTTGACCGCCCCAGCTCCGTCAATTACCCTATGGTCATAAGTTAAGCTATATGTCATGATAGGTCTTATCACGATTTGTCCCTCTCTAACCACGACTCTATCTGTGATGCCCCCAGTTGCCAGAATTGCTGACTCCGGCTGATTTATAATCGGGGTGTCAAAACGCCATCCTCCACCAAGTGCCCCTAAATTGGTTAAAGTAAATGTGCCTCCGCTGACCTCGTCTAAGGTTAACTTACCTTCCCTTGCCTTCTCCCCCAATGTCCTTACCGTCTGACTTATCTCGACAAGGGATTTCTTATCGGCATTCCTTACCACAGGAACAATAAGCCCTTCATCTAAAGCAACGGCAACACCAATGTTTATGTCTTCCCAGACCTTAATCTCATTATCTATTAGGCTGGAATTAATTATCGGGTTGTCCCTGAGTGCTCTGGCAATTGTGAGAACGAATATATCTGTGTAGGTGATTCTGACACCGATAACCTCGGCTTGGCTTACCAGGGTTTCTCGTGACTTTATCATCTCAATCATGTCTATTTCACCAAAGGTGGTAAGCTGAGCAGAAATTGACAAACTACGATGCATGTGTTCAGCAATTACTTTTCTCATTCCTTTAAGGGGAATGGTGGATTTCACCCTTTTACCCTGGTAAATAATAGGGGTTACTTCTATCTTTTTCTTTGCTTGTATCTCTCTTTCAATATCCTCTCTTACAATTCTTCCCTCGGGTCCGGTGCCAACTATTGTTGCTATATCTATTATGTGTTCTTCGGCCATCTTACGAGCCACTGGGGATATTCGGATACGCTCCCCTTCCCTGGTCTTAATCTCAACAACACGAGTAATATCTGCTGGAGGGGACTCTTTAAGCTCAGTAACAGGTGCCACTATTTCCTTTGGTGATTCTTTTTGGAGCTCTTCCAGTTCTTCCTTTGTTTCAGCGATAAGACCAACAATTGTGCCTATCTCTGCTTCATTTTCCTCTTCAACCAAAATATGTAGGAAGCCCGAAGCTTCAGCCTCAATCTCCCA
It encodes:
- a CDS encoding dihydrolipoamide acetyltransferase family protein yields the protein MAIYIAIPRLGMAEEPATIVEWKAKEGDWIEQGNIVLVIETVKIGWEIEAEASGFLHILVEEENEAEIGTIVGLIAETKEELEELQKESPKEIVAPVTELKESPPADITRVVEIKTREGERIRISPVARKMAEEHIIDIATIVGTGPEGRIVREDIEREIQAKKKIEVTPIIYQGKRVKSTIPLKGMRKVIAEHMHRSLSISAQLTTFGEIDMIEMIKSRETLVSQAEVIGVRITYTDIFVLTIARALRDNPIINSSLIDNEIKVWEDINIGVAVALDEGLIVPVVRNADKKSLVEISQTVRTLGEKAREGKLTLDEVSGGTFTLTNLGALGGGWRFDTPIINQPESAILATGGITDRVVVREGQIVIRPIMTYSLTYDHRVIDGAGAVKFMASVTRLLENPNLLLV